In Malania oleifera isolate guangnan ecotype guangnan chromosome 8, ASM2987363v1, whole genome shotgun sequence, a single window of DNA contains:
- the LOC131162412 gene encoding serine carboxypeptidase-like 2, with the protein MGRRVCSNEKSHSAACSLLHRVVAVVVVLQQLVIWSVQLINVSAASSYDVESPVIRFLPGFQGPLPFQLHTGYVGVDESEEVQLFYYFVESESDPKQDPLLIWFTGGPGCSSFSALFFEIGPLYFEAVEYRKGSVPTLVLNPNSWTQVASIIFVDFPVGTGFSYAKTSRASHSTDLRSSLNADQFLRKWLIDHPEFLSNPVYVGGDSYSGITVPLVFHQMSDGNEGGLEPIINLKGYLLGNPVTSPAVDGNFGVPFAHGMGLISDELYESLKKSCKGRYINVDPKNTECLKHIISYYKCLTGLQVAQILEPLCGFASPKPQEILSTRKSLRLRGLLDPEPPFPPLDCRIYAYLLSDYWVKDDSVQDALHIRKGSVGEWQRCNFALSYTIEISDSFQYHVNLSAKGYRSLIYSGDHDLIVPFLGTQAWIRSLNYSIVDDWRPWMVEGQVGGYTRTYSNRMTFATVKGGGHTAPEYKPKECFAMFRKWICEEPL; encoded by the exons atgggtAGGCGTGTGTGTTCAAACGAGAAGAGTCATTCTGCAGCATGTTCCCTGCTTCATAGAGTTGTAGCAGTAGTAGTAGTACTGCAGCAGCTGGTAATTTGGTCAGTGCAGCTAATTAACGTATCAGCAGCCAGCTCCTACGACGTAGAGTCGCCCGTAATTAGGTTCCTTCCAGGATTTCAGGGCCCTCTTCCTTTCCAACTTCATACCGG GTACGTGGGAGTGGATGAATCAGAAGAAGTTCAGCTGTTCTACTACTTTGTGGAGTCGGAGAGTGATCCAAAACAGGATCCTCTCCTTATTTGGTTCACCGGAGGCCCCGGTTGCTCCTCTTTCTCTGCTCTCTTCTTTGAAATCG GACCATTATATTTCGAGGCAGTGGAGTACAGGAAAGGAAGCGTGCCCACCTTGGTGTTGAATCCCAACTCTTGGACTCAG GTGGCAAGCATAATATTTGTGGATTTTCCGGTGGGGACAGGCTTCTCCTATGCTAAAACCTCCCGTGCTTCTCATTCTACTGACCTCCGTTCTTCTCTCAATGCCGATCAGTTCCTCAGGAAG TGGCTAATTGATCATCCAGAGTTCCTTTCAAACCCAGTGTATGTGGGTGGAGACTCTTACTCTGGCATCACTGTTCCCCTCGTCTTCCACCAGATGTCTGATG GAAATGAAGGTGGTCTGGAGCCCATCATCAATCTCAAG GGATACTTGCTGGGGAACCCTGTTACCTCTCCTGCTGTTGATGGCAACTTCGGCGTCCCATTTGCCCATGGGATGGGACTTATTTCCGATGAACTTTACGAG TCACTGAAGAAAAGTTGCAAGGGACGGTACATAAATGTAGATCCCAAAAACACGGAGTGCTTGAAACATATTATATCTTACTATAAG TGTCTTACTGGGCTTCAGGTTGCACAAATTTTGGAACCCCTGTGCGGCTTTGCCTCCCCAAAGCCACAAGAAATCCTCAGCACAAGAAAATCTCTGAGACTGAGAGGACTTCTCGATCCCGAACCACCATTTCCTCCACTTGATTGTCGC ATTTATGCGTACCTGCTTTCTGACTATTGGGTTAAGGATGACAGCGTCCAAGACGCGCTTCATATCCGCAAG GGGAGTGTAGGAGAATGGCAGAGATGCAACTTCGCATTGTCTTACACGATTGAAATCTCAGACAGTTTCCAGTATCATGTAAACCTCAGCGCTAAAGGTTACAGGTCTCTAATATACAG CGGTGACCATGACCTGATCGTACCGTTTCTCGGGACTCAAGCATGGATAAGATCTCTGAACTACTCCATTGTTGATGACTGGAGACCATGGATGGTTGAAGGCCAAGTTGGAGG CTACACAAGGACCTATTCCAATAGAATGACATTTGCAACTGTGAAG GGAGGAGGACACACAGCCCCAGAGTACAAGCCTAAGGAGTGTTTTGCAATGTTCAGAAAGTGGATATGTGAGGAACCTTTGTGA